In Methanofollis sp. UBA420, one DNA window encodes the following:
- the atwA gene encoding methyl coenzyme M reductase system, component A2, translating to MTALITIENLCMDFNGKRALNNINFEVGEGEIVGIIGRSGAGKTVLLHLVRGVDQPPTSGKVVYHVAACDGCDWVDVPGAAGKTCPKCGHTLQAVDVDLWNPAEEPMKRRVMARSAIMFQRTFALYGNDRVIENVLHALEDIGYPSTKAVTRAADLLDEVRLSHRMMHIARDLSGGEKQRVVLARQLAKEPCLLFADEPTGTLDPGTATLVHEMLKAAAETNDMGMMVTSHFSQVIEDVADRAIMLKDGEIDLIGSPEEVIHHFMEGYTDTEVYERAELGADVLQSRDVIKRYLSVDRGMVKAVDGVSFEVKEKEIFGIIGKSGAGKTTLSRMISGIIEPTSGEMNIRIGDEWVDMTKPGIEHRGRAKGYIGLLHQEYDLYPHRSVLDNLTDAIGLEFPKELAIRKAIITLKMAGFPEEKSREILNRKPSELSEGEKHRVALAQVLIREPRIVILDEPTGTMDPITKIDVKHSIMHAREQMDETFIVVSHDMAFVRDICDRIALMRGGKIIALGEPKEVLARLTDEEREIMGKAQD from the coding sequence ATGACCGCATTGATCACAATCGAGAACCTCTGCATGGATTTCAACGGCAAGAGGGCCCTCAACAATATCAATTTCGAGGTTGGGGAGGGTGAGATCGTCGGCATCATCGGCAGGAGCGGAGCCGGCAAGACGGTCCTCCTCCACCTGGTCCGGGGGGTCGACCAGCCACCGACGAGTGGAAAGGTGGTCTACCATGTCGCCGCCTGCGACGGCTGCGACTGGGTGGACGTGCCGGGTGCCGCGGGGAAGACCTGCCCGAAGTGCGGCCATACTCTCCAGGCCGTCGACGTCGACCTCTGGAACCCGGCCGAAGAGCCGATGAAGCGCCGGGTCATGGCCAGGTCCGCGATCATGTTCCAGCGGACCTTCGCCCTGTACGGGAACGACCGTGTCATCGAGAACGTCCTCCACGCCCTCGAGGACATCGGCTATCCCTCGACGAAGGCGGTCACCAGGGCGGCCGACCTCCTGGACGAGGTCCGCCTCTCCCACAGGATGATGCACATCGCCCGCGACCTCTCTGGCGGCGAGAAGCAGCGCGTTGTCCTGGCCCGGCAACTGGCAAAGGAGCCCTGTCTCCTCTTCGCCGACGAACCGACCGGCACCCTCGACCCGGGTACCGCGACCCTGGTCCACGAGATGCTCAAGGCCGCCGCGGAGACGAACGACATGGGCATGATGGTCACCTCCCACTTCTCTCAGGTGATCGAGGACGTCGCTGACCGTGCGATCATGCTGAAAGACGGCGAGATCGACCTGATCGGTTCGCCGGAGGAGGTGATCCACCACTTCATGGAGGGCTACACCGATACCGAGGTCTACGAGAGGGCAGAACTCGGTGCAGATGTCCTCCAGTCGCGTGACGTGATCAAGAGGTACCTCTCCGTGGACAGGGGCATGGTCAAGGCGGTCGACGGCGTCTCTTTCGAGGTGAAGGAGAAGGAGATCTTCGGGATCATCGGGAAGAGCGGCGCCGGCAAGACGACCCTCTCCCGCATGATCTCCGGGATCATCGAACCGACGAGCGGCGAGATGAACATCAGGATCGGCGACGAGTGGGTGGACATGACCAAGCCCGGCATCGAGCACCGGGGCCGTGCGAAGGGCTATATCGGCCTCCTCCACCAGGAGTACGACCTCTACCCGCACCGTTCCGTCCTCGACAACCTCACCGACGCGATCGGCCTGGAGTTCCCGAAGGAACTGGCGATCAGGAAGGCGATCATCACCCTGAAGATGGCCGGTTTCCCGGAGGAGAAGAGCCGCGAGATCCTCAACCGCAAACCGAGCGAACTCTCCGAAGGCGAGAAGCACCGGGTCGCCCTTGCGCAGGTGCTCATCAGGGAGCCGCGGATCGTCATCCTGGATGAACCGACGGGCACGATGGACCCGATCACGAAGATCGACGTGAAGCACTCGATCATGCACGCCCGCGAGCAGATGGACGAGACCTTTATCGTCGTCTCCCATGACATGGCATTCGTGCGCGACATCTGCGACAGGATCGCCCTGATGCGGGGCGGGAAGATCATCGCCCTCGGCGAACCGAAAGAGGTCCTCGCCAGGCTGACAGACGAAGAACGCGAGATCATGGGGAAGGCCCAGGACTAG
- a CDS encoding HAD family hydrolase, which translates to MTVAVVFDSAGTLLRSYRTARDVVTGELLSDVETTVLTCLDRSRVLIALNAHSRDVIAASPDQLLSAYLCDRNIGFGVSCLRQVVPQEHLARILYQDDTAQVEDLQTCIRDVWTILKEESLVVMDSGAILNLSRPGIEFTVTAGGRPFEGAKEAMADLHAMGVATYIASGDRAAKLEKIADHLGIPRDQVHGIATPSIKAQIVADLKQCYDTVVMVGDGINDLQAFSKADIAILSEQQSRQKPKKLCDAADYIIGNVSDVVPIVRDLCGDEIVSI; encoded by the coding sequence ATGACCGTTGCAGTAGTATTCGACAGTGCGGGCACACTTTTGCGGAGTTACCGGACGGCGCGGGACGTCGTCACCGGCGAACTCCTCTCCGACGTCGAGACGACGGTGCTCACCTGTCTCGACCGGTCGCGGGTGCTCATCGCCCTCAACGCCCACTCGCGGGACGTGATCGCGGCGTCGCCCGACCAGCTCCTCTCCGCCTATCTCTGCGACCGGAACATCGGCTTCGGGGTCTCCTGCCTCCGCCAGGTCGTCCCGCAGGAACACCTCGCCCGCATCCTGTACCAGGACGACACCGCTCAGGTCGAGGACCTCCAGACATGCATCAGAGACGTCTGGACGATCCTGAAGGAGGAGTCCCTCGTCGTGATGGACTCGGGCGCCATCCTCAATCTCTCCCGTCCGGGCATCGAGTTCACGGTGACCGCCGGGGGCAGGCCCTTCGAGGGGGCGAAGGAGGCGATGGCCGACCTCCACGCGATGGGCGTCGCCACCTACATCGCCTCCGGCGACAGGGCGGCCAAACTCGAAAAGATCGCCGACCACCTGGGCATCCCGCGTGACCAGGTCCACGGCATCGCCACGCCCTCGATCAAGGCCCAGATCGTCGCCGACCTGAAGCAGTGCTACGACACCGTCGTCATGGTCGGCGACGGCATCAACGACCTCCAGGCCTTCTCGAAGGCCGATATCGCCATCCTTTCCGAGCAACAGTCGCGGCAGAAACCGAAAAAACTCTGCGATGCGGCCGACTACATCATCGGTAACGTGAGCGATGTCGTGCCCATTGTCAGGGACCTCTGCGGGGACGAAATTGTCTCGATATAA
- a CDS encoding RuBisCO large subunit C-terminal-like domain-containing protein — MTDVTATYYFRPRADTTPEAAAQALVEEETTGTWTDIKTTTEYVRRLDGEVLSVEPSRKGYVTRVRYPAEIFEAGNIPQYLSVVAGNLFGLGRLEAVRLLDVDFPDELVPFRGPKFGMEGVRRLIGTTDRPHVGTIIKPKVGLNPKDTAEVAYHAAIGGVDLIKDDETLTDQTFCPMDERLQAVMARLDDAKSETGRQVLYAVNISARADEIVERAEHAIDLGANMVMIDVITCGFTALQALGEAPSVKVPIHVHRTMHGAITRNPEHGIAMRPIARIVRMLGGDQLHTGTVSGKMSHDVSELKGDNAALTEAYFGLKPTFPVASGGLHPGKVAAELKNLGTNIVLQAGGGIHGHPDGTEAGARAMRQAVDAFMAGVSAEEYAKDHYELAKALETWGNR; from the coding sequence ATGACAGACGTTACGGCAACCTATTATTTCCGCCCGCGGGCCGACACGACGCCCGAAGCGGCGGCGCAGGCTCTCGTCGAAGAGGAGACGACCGGCACCTGGACAGATATCAAGACGACGACCGAGTATGTCCGCCGCCTGGACGGCGAGGTGCTCTCTGTCGAACCTTCGAGGAAGGGCTACGTGACGCGGGTGCGGTACCCGGCCGAGATCTTCGAGGCGGGAAACATCCCGCAGTACCTCTCCGTCGTGGCCGGGAACCTCTTCGGCCTCGGACGCCTGGAGGCGGTCCGCCTCCTGGACGTCGACTTCCCGGACGAACTTGTCCCCTTCAGGGGCCCGAAGTTCGGGATGGAAGGGGTGCGGCGGTTGATCGGGACGACGGACCGCCCCCATGTCGGCACGATCATCAAGCCGAAGGTGGGCCTGAACCCGAAGGACACGGCCGAGGTCGCCTACCACGCGGCAATCGGCGGCGTTGACCTGATCAAGGACGACGAGACCCTGACAGACCAGACATTCTGCCCGATGGACGAGAGGCTCCAGGCGGTGATGGCCCGCCTGGACGATGCGAAGAGCGAGACAGGACGGCAGGTGCTGTATGCGGTGAACATCTCGGCCCGTGCCGACGAGATCGTGGAAAGGGCCGAGCACGCGATCGACCTCGGGGCGAACATGGTGATGATCGACGTGATCACCTGCGGTTTCACCGCCCTCCAGGCCCTCGGCGAGGCGCCGTCGGTGAAGGTGCCGATCCACGTCCACAGGACAATGCACGGGGCGATCACGCGGAACCCCGAGCACGGGATCGCGATGCGGCCGATCGCCAGGATCGTCAGAATGCTCGGCGGCGACCAGCTCCACACCGGCACGGTCTCCGGGAAGATGAGCCACGACGTCTCCGAACTGAAGGGGGACAACGCCGCCCTGACAGAGGCGTACTTCGGCCTGAAGCCGACCTTCCCGGTGGCGAGCGGCGGCCTCCACCCCGGCAAGGTGGCGGCTGAGTTGAAGAACCTCGGCACGAACATCGTCCTCCAGGCTGGCGGCGGCATCCACGGCCACCCTGACGGCACCGAGGCCGGTGCACGGGCGATGCGCCAGGCGGTCGACGCCTTCATGGCCGGCGTGTCGGCGGAGGAGTACGCGAAGGACCACTACGAACTGGCGAAGGCGCTGGAGACGTGGGGGAACAGGTAA
- a CDS encoding ribose 1,5-bisphosphate isomerase — translation MLLNQTAEKIRSMEIRGAGRIARAAAEALKDRAGRLETDDLDLFRREMGRAAETLVSTRPTAVSLPNAVRTVMRGMNGATTVREARDGLTDAADSFVLASEHAVERIGEIGARHIADGDVVLTHCNSEAALACILAAHREGKEIEVFATEVRPRNQGLLTIRTLNDAGIRTNFIVDSAVRSFINDVDLVVTGADAITVNGAVVNKIGTAQIALAAHEARTNLVVAAETYKFAPRTILGERIAIEERNAAEVLDPAIAASLPNVRVRNPAFDVTPARYVDLIVTEMGAIPPQMAYCIIRDHLGWDISDFQKAFEIDEKNQE, via the coding sequence ATGTTGCTGAATCAGACCGCAGAGAAAATCCGGTCCATGGAGATCAGGGGCGCGGGCAGGATCGCGAGGGCGGCGGCCGAGGCCCTGAAAGACCGTGCCGGGCGCCTGGAGACGGATGACCTCGACCTCTTCAGGCGGGAGATGGGGAGGGCGGCGGAGACGCTCGTCTCGACCAGGCCGACCGCGGTCTCCCTGCCGAACGCGGTGAGGACCGTGATGAGGGGAATGAACGGGGCGACGACGGTGCGCGAAGCGCGGGACGGGCTGACAGACGCGGCGGACTCTTTCGTCCTCGCATCCGAACACGCGGTCGAGAGGATCGGGGAGATCGGCGCCCGCCACATCGCCGACGGCGACGTCGTCCTCACCCACTGCAACTCGGAGGCGGCGCTCGCCTGCATCCTCGCCGCCCACAGGGAGGGGAAGGAGATCGAGGTCTTCGCCACCGAGGTGCGGCCGCGGAACCAGGGCCTCCTCACGATCAGGACCCTGAACGACGCCGGGATCAGGACGAACTTCATCGTGGACTCGGCGGTCCGATCCTTCATCAACGACGTCGACCTGGTCGTCACCGGGGCCGACGCGATCACGGTGAACGGGGCGGTGGTGAACAAGATCGGCACGGCACAGATCGCCCTGGCCGCCCACGAGGCGCGGACGAACCTGGTCGTGGCCGCGGAGACGTACAAGTTCGCACCCAGGACGATCCTGGGCGAGAGGATCGCGATCGAGGAGAGGAACGCCGCGGAGGTGCTCGACCCGGCGATCGCGGCGTCCCTGCCGAATGTGCGGGTGCGAAACCCGGCCTTCGACGTGACGCCCGCGAGGTACGTGGACCTGATCGTGACGGAGATGGGGGCGATCCCGCCGCAGATGGCCTATTGCATCATCAGGGACCACCTGGGATGGGATATCTCGGATTTCCAGAAGGCATTTGAGATAGACGAGAAAAATCAGGAGTGA